The proteins below come from a single Rhodothermales bacterium genomic window:
- a CDS encoding fasciclin domain-containing protein, with translation MTGTIATITLILFGFTATGCDSDSADDSVGTVYDVAQENGFSTLVAAIDAAGLRGALEADGPFTVFAPTDAAFAALPAGTVESLLLPENQSTLSDILTYHVVSGRVTSSQVVTLTSATTLLGQTVSIEVVDGSVFINGAQVTTVDVQADNGVIHVIDAVLLPAS, from the coding sequence ATGACCGGCACGATAGCCACAATCACGCTCATCCTCTTCGGCTTCACGGCCACCGGCTGTGATTCGGACTCGGCTGACGACTCCGTCGGAACCGTTTATGACGTAGCCCAGGAGAATGGCTTCTCGACTCTCGTAGCAGCCATTGACGCGGCCGGCCTGCGGGGCGCACTCGAAGCAGACGGTCCGTTCACCGTGTTCGCTCCGACCGACGCAGCGTTTGCCGCTCTGCCGGCCGGAACGGTCGAAAGCCTTCTGCTTCCCGAAAACCAGAGCACTCTGTCGGACATCCTGACCTACCACGTCGTGTCGGGACGAGTGACCTCCAGCCAGGTCGTAACTCTGACCTCTGCGACGACCCTCCTCGGTCAGACTGTATCAATCGAGGTCGTCGATGGTTCCGTCTTCATTAATGGTGCCCAGGTGACGACCGTCGACGTACAGGCAGACAATGGCGTGATCCATGTCATCGACGCGGTCCTTCTCCCTGCGAGCTAG
- a CDS encoding SDR family oxidoreductase, with the protein MNNSSPTYIVVGATGGIGSAVSRLLSASGSNLVLAARTEQPLQSLAADLGAVSRTVDATDYPQLQEVASFARTEFGKIDGIVCCVGSILLKPAHLTSDEEFDETITVNLRTAFNTVKAGVRGMMSTGGSIVLCSSAVAQTGLANHEAIAAAKSGIIGLARSAAATYAPRNIRVNCVAPGLTQTRMTSGLFENEASLEASKSMHALGRLGQPDDIASAIVWLLDPGNNWVTGQVIGVDGGLGQLRPR; encoded by the coding sequence GTGAATAACAGCAGCCCGACCTACATCGTAGTTGGAGCGACCGGAGGAATAGGTAGCGCCGTCAGCCGGCTCCTCTCTGCCAGCGGTTCAAACCTCGTACTCGCGGCCCGCACGGAGCAACCGCTGCAGTCGCTTGCGGCTGATCTCGGGGCCGTCTCTCGAACCGTTGATGCAACAGATTATCCTCAATTGCAGGAAGTAGCGTCGTTCGCGCGGACCGAATTCGGCAAGATCGATGGAATAGTGTGCTGCGTCGGCTCTATCCTGCTCAAGCCCGCGCACCTGACTTCGGACGAAGAGTTTGACGAAACCATAACTGTCAACCTCCGGACCGCGTTCAACACTGTGAAGGCGGGAGTCCGAGGCATGATGAGTACGGGCGGCTCTATAGTCCTATGCAGTTCCGCCGTCGCTCAAACGGGACTCGCGAATCATGAGGCCATAGCGGCCGCGAAAAGTGGTATCATCGGTCTGGCGCGCTCAGCGGCCGCCACATACGCCCCCCGCAACATTCGCGTCAACTGCGTGGCGCCCGGACTGACACAAACACGAATGACGAGCGGCCTGTTCGAAAACGAGGCCTCGTTGGAAGCATCGAAATCGATGCATGCCCTGGGGCGTCTGGGCCAACCGGATGACATCGCATCCGCCATCGTGTGGCTCCTCGACCCGGGAAACAACTGGGTGACCGGACAGGTCATTGGAGTTGACGGTGGGCTGGGACAACTGAGACCTCGGTAA